GACTGTGATAATTTACTgaatacctatatatgaataactTATATTACAAATAATTATCTTCACTAACCTGTCACAATACCATCACTCATCACCAGTCTGTCATCTTGTAATTTATTCATCATCACAAACATGTCAGCAAAATCACCTCTTGAAAGAAATGCAATTATGGATCaccactttccatttttttttttttttaagataaatttctctctctccaaaggcACATGTGATGGCCGGATGTCCCTCCCACTCATGATCGTCATGTTGGTTCTGGGATTCATCACATTCTTCGTCAACCTCGGAGTCATCATCAGAACCATCAAGATCCTGCGTCACGGTCATGACAACAAACCCGCCTTCTATTTTATAGGTAAGTCCTccttgaaacaaaaataaaacgtttTCTGTGATTGGCTAAATTTAGGGTAGACATTTTCTAAATTGTCTTAGTATTTTCGCTGACGTTATCGAGGGGGTTTCTATTATAGATTTCCATTTCTCCTGACAGGAAATCTCGCCCTAAGTGACCTGGCTATTGGTCTATATGTGATTATTGCTTTTCTGATGCACATGACTCGCAGAGGTGACCTTTGGCAGCAGACAACGTGTACATTGCAAATAGGTTAGTAGAGGCAAccgtttattgttttcttctgttaTGATATAATGGGTACTTGTTCTAATTATTTCTGATCCAGCAGTATTCCATACaaatgtaattaaataaataagataatcaaTTAAAAGCTCATCCTAGCTGGAAATATTTTACTTTGGTATCCTACGTGATAACAAGAGTAAGATGAAAAGAATTACAAACTTTGTAGTTGTTCGAAGATCAATTAACAATGATTGTAAGGATCATGAGAAAGATActgaaagagataatgataataagcatgatatTAAACCAAACGAACTGTCTCAGTGATAACATCAGCTTACTTAGCTAGTAAACTATTTTCCTACATTCCACGAAACACCCTAACTTCCGTACTTTTTACTAACGTTATCCTTTCCTGTTTCAGCCGTTGCGGTGACAGCCTGTCAGGAGACAATCTTCACCATTGTACTGATAGCGGTAGACAAATACCTCTATATCTGCCACGGCCTCAAGTATCACCAGATTGTAACAACCAACAGAGTATATGCTGCCGTCATGGTCTCCTGGGTTCTGTCCCTTATCATAGGTGGGTTCAAAAGCACTGGGGTACTGATAAAGTTGAGTTGTAGACGTAAATAGATGTTGTGTTTATTGGTaatgattttttgtgtgtgtgtgtgacgggtgACTGTAAGCGATGGTGGATAAATAAAGtgtaatttatgaatataaataattgtctttcttattttggTGGTTATGTATATACAGCTTTTGGAGAACATAGTGCAAAAGTAGGAGAAGTTGGCGTAATCACGAAAATTCCAATTCACAACTCGAAAGCCAAACGTCGCCTTCACTTTACCCTATTTATGAACCGCCTCTTCCCAGGTTGGCTTCCGGCCATGGGGATGCAGATGAGCTGGGAGGACTCGTGCAGTCGCTGTGCTTTCGCTCAAGTTATATCGCCGAACTTctccattatatttttcatcacgTCTGTGAGTACTGATAGAAGCTTCTGTTTGCTTGTTGAGAATGGGCATGGTGCATTTGGGTTCGCTAAGGTTATGTGAAAGTCTGGTAGTCAGTTGTGTAGGGAATGGAACACCATAATGCATATGTTCTAAATGAACTGGAAATCACTGTAAGTCTTCTTTTAGTGAAACTCTGCTGCCTCCCTCAGGTGGCTTTTCCCTACGCCGTGGTGGTGACGCTGTACTCGATGCTGCTCGTGCTGGCGATCAAGATGCAGAAGTCGCGCTACGGAGGCTCCTACACCGGCAGGTCCTCCGCCAGGTCGTCGAACTTCAGACTCTCTCTCATGTCGAAGAAGTCCACCAAGTCGACCAAGTCCAACTCAACAACCACCACGACCAGCTCCTCGAGTGGAACCCTGAAGAAGGCTGGCCGGCGGCAGATGCGGCGGAAGGCCCTGGAGGAGTACAAGGCTACCCTGCCGGACTTCGCCGAGCGGGACGTGACGACCAAGCTGATTGCGCACAGGTCGGTGtccggggaggaggaggcgacggCGGGCGGGccaaaggaagggggaggtaatgCTGTGGTGGATGGCTTTAAcgccgaaggaggagggaaacaggAAAATCAAGTCTTGTACAAAAATGCGGATGAAGATCAGACGAGAGATTCacaagaaaatgggaataaagTGGACAGACCTTATACTACTGAGGAAGAAATTCCATACATTTCGCCAAAGAACGCTGAAGATGATATCGAAAGTGAACGAGAAGATTGTGTGAATGAAGGAATGGTAGAACAGGATGAAGTAGTGACAAATACGGACGAAGtacaagatgaagaaaaggacgaCAACCATACtgatcaagaacaagaacaggaacaagaacgcTCGTCGGCGAACATAGAGAACTCTCCCGAACCTCATGAAACGGACGAAAAATCGGGTAACCGGGACAGTATTGAGTCTTCAGAAGTATCCTCTCCTCCAAAGATGACGGACGAAGAAAACGGCGacgcaaagaaaacggaagacagCACATCTAGAAGGAGGACTTGGCTACCCACGAAATACTTCAATCGAGTCATGACAGACACGAGAGACAAAGTCCTCTTCCTCAAGAAATGTCGAGCCGTCAAaactgtcatcctcatcatcggtTCATTTACAGCTACATACGTCCCCTTCGTTGTAGGCGTCATGGTCTATTGCctcgaagagaagaaaagggaatgccTTTTACACCTGCTGAACACCTTGCTGTACTGCGGCGTTGTGGCGAACTCCCTGGCCAACCCGATGCTGTATGCTTACGGGTACAGAGAATTCAGGCTCAAGACTAGGAGGTTTAAGGGCGTCTTtgcgagggagagaacgagggtcGTGgcttgatttgttttataatcaaACAGAACTGTTTATATTAAGGTATTGTAAATATTTTGAAGTTCGGGCGCGGTAGAAATTGGCTAGAGTCCCCAACTCAAGCCAACAAACTTGGTGGACTCCATGGGGGTTATGGGCATTTTtgtaaagtaaaaatataatgaaaaaatggtAAACTCGAGCCAAgtagcaaatagaaaaaaaaccctggggatcttttccgtttggcgtacagcgctaaaattaattttaatatagattttcttatgtatttgagtccgtagaatccgaatatgacaaccgttttatggagaaacgaacagtttttaagttattttcctttgaagttattttatccctatctaatacatatttctgtattttcagagtgaaatcatggagaagaaaagtaatgttaacttacctaacctaacctaacctaacctaacctaacctaacccctaacctaacctaacttaacctaacccctaaccaaacctttttaaagtttgaattctATCAGTAAtatataggaagaaaataactttaaaggcaaataactcaaaaactgttaatttctccaaaaaaaataatgtgatattctgattctacggacaaaaatacatagaaaaatctatattaaaattacttttagagctgtacgccaaacggaaaagacccaACCCGGGCCAACATTCGGTCACGGAAGATTCGACCAGGCCTTCGGTGAACGCGTAAATGAATGAACCATCCTAAATGCACAAATCACTACAAAGGTTGGCTTTTCCCCCGGACCCCCGATCGCCGCCTCTCCCTAGCCGCAGCCCCGccccaggacccccccccccccctcaccgcatTGACCTAGCCCCTTTCTAATCACTGTGTTTCCTACCCGACAGCTTCAACTATCTAAAATGCTACTTCGGTTTACCTTATGGTGAAGCGAAGGGTGGTTGGGAAATGACGAACTTCTGAGGCCGCTACAGGAGTATATTACTTCACAGAATGTAGCGTTATCCCTGAGATCGTAACAATTGGCGCGTGGGCAATGGGTTCGTTTTCACCTGAATATCGATCAAGAATTCTGAAATACAAGTAGCACTGTAAGCAAACTTCACTTCTGAAGCGAGCGACCAGTACTGTGTCAAGAGAACTGTCAGATTTGCCGGTAGATGACTCTGCATGCGCAACATACGGATGTACAAGCATTTCTCACAAAAATTAcgtgaattttttaaaaattacatcTACAAGGACTGGTAATTTCCCGCAAAACATTTTCGTCGATTGCCTCGCATCGGAATGCTTCTACAGAGTAACTTATATATCGGTAAATATAGTTCTTCATTGTCTACAATACTACTCTCTTAGAGTTTctctaaaaaaatctaaaatagttTCTCTAATCTTAACACTGACACAATCATTTGAtgtttagacatacacacacacacacaagtacacacacacgcacacacacacacacacacacactcacacacatacacacacacacacacacacacacacacacacacacacacacacacacacatatatattgacacaatcATTTGGTATTAGGcacaacttatatatgtatatatatatacatatacacaatcatttGATATTTAggtacaaattacacacacacacacacacacacacacacacacacacacacacacacacacacacacacatatatatatatatatatatattcacacatgtatgtacatatatttatattcatataaatatatgaatatatatatatatatgaatatatatatatatacacatacatatacacacatgtacgtacatttatataaaatatgaatatg
The sequence above is drawn from the Penaeus chinensis breed Huanghai No. 1 chromosome 17, ASM1920278v2, whole genome shotgun sequence genome and encodes:
- the LOC125034279 gene encoding muscarinic acetylcholine receptor gar-2-like isoform X2 produces the protein MAGKHVPISLRPEDEYHHYTACQHHAAVASGTCDGRMSLPLMIVMLVLGFITFFVNLGVIIRTIKILRHGHDNKPAFYFIGNLALSDLAIGLYVIIAFLMHMTRRGDLWQQTTCTLQIAVAVTACQETIFTIVLIAVDKYLYICHGLKYHQIVTTNRVYAAVMVSWVLSLIIGWLPAMGMQMSWEDSCSRCAFAQVISPNFSIIFFITSVAFPYAVVVTLYSMLLVLAIKMQKSRYGGSYTGRSSARSSNFRLSLMSKKSTKSTKSNSTTTTTSSSSGTLKKAGRRQMRRKALEEYKATLPDFAERDVTTKLIAHRSVSGEEEATAGGPKEGGGNAVVDGFNAEGGGKQENQVLYKNADEDQTRDSQENGNKVDRPYTTEEEIPYISPKNAEDDIESEREDCVNEGMVEQDEVVTNTDEVQDEEKDDNHTDQEQEQEQERSSANIENSPEPHETDEKSGNRDSIESSEVSSPPKMTDEENGDAKKTEDSTSRRRTWLPTKYFNRVMTDTRDKVLFLKKCRAVKTVILIIGSFTATYVPFVVGVMVYCLEEKKRECLLHLLNTLLYCGVVANSLANPMLYAYGYREFRLKTRRFKGVFARERTRVVA
- the LOC125034279 gene encoding muscarinic acetylcholine receptor gar-2-like isoform X1 yields the protein MENDVIENGIHFTPGDPRGIYGACKDVNISYIYHVEGTCDGRMSLPLMIVMLVLGFITFFVNLGVIIRTIKILRHGHDNKPAFYFIGNLALSDLAIGLYVIIAFLMHMTRRGDLWQQTTCTLQIAVAVTACQETIFTIVLIAVDKYLYICHGLKYHQIVTTNRVYAAVMVSWVLSLIIGWLPAMGMQMSWEDSCSRCAFAQVISPNFSIIFFITSVAFPYAVVVTLYSMLLVLAIKMQKSRYGGSYTGRSSARSSNFRLSLMSKKSTKSTKSNSTTTTTSSSSGTLKKAGRRQMRRKALEEYKATLPDFAERDVTTKLIAHRSVSGEEEATAGGPKEGGGNAVVDGFNAEGGGKQENQVLYKNADEDQTRDSQENGNKVDRPYTTEEEIPYISPKNAEDDIESEREDCVNEGMVEQDEVVTNTDEVQDEEKDDNHTDQEQEQEQERSSANIENSPEPHETDEKSGNRDSIESSEVSSPPKMTDEENGDAKKTEDSTSRRRTWLPTKYFNRVMTDTRDKVLFLKKCRAVKTVILIIGSFTATYVPFVVGVMVYCLEEKKRECLLHLLNTLLYCGVVANSLANPMLYAYGYREFRLKTRRFKGVFARERTRVVA